Proteins from a genomic interval of Ramlibacter algicola:
- a CDS encoding type B 50S ribosomal protein L31 yields MKEGIHPNYREVLFVDLSNGFKFVTRSCVSTKEMGKTDDGRELPLYKLDTSSESHPFYTGTQKSVSDMGGRVEKFRNRFGIKK; encoded by the coding sequence ATGAAAGAAGGCATCCACCCGAATTACCGCGAAGTGCTCTTCGTGGACCTGTCCAACGGCTTCAAGTTCGTCACCCGTTCGTGCGTGAGCACCAAGGAAATGGGCAAGACCGACGACGGCCGCGAGCTGCCGCTGTACAAGCTGGACACGTCCAGCGAGTCGCACCCCTTCTACACCGGCACCCAGAAGTCCGTCAGCGACATGGGCGGCCGCGTCGAGAAGTTCCGCAACCGCTTCGGCATCAAGAAGTAA
- a CDS encoding PD-(D/E)XK nuclease family protein, whose translation MGVIGTAAQTPWAEWLGRVRQQLDARAVHPSRAVVLLPYAQLMPIARRHWAQVSPEGFAPRFETTMDRAGRHAAEPGPEDISFDRGRDLVTARGWLERAGLGAKASVLAGRLVDAAWQVAGCVAAVPPQARDAWALQARPALSAGLDAPVLALEAAVARIALEWALATRHPRDVLFEDAAWNGVDLLVACEGLQPDPLAQAIAARLGDRAVRLPLPEAAAAGEVRLHACTDPADEAQRAAACVLRHLEAGRAPVALAAIDRGLTRRIRAMLGVRGVSVRDETGWKLSTTRAAAQVMGLLQASRRTAASDDVLEWLKDVPALASFSVDALERTVRRNGWRDWHEVSRLAQDAPPWAGAVPQVDGWRESLQAPRALSQWQVVLREVLQSTGAWTSLQRDEAGQQVLQVLGLDDVSLGLWREWPQGARRLGAGEFIAWAADTLESASFIPPAPREAQVVILPFAQIVARDFAAVVLAGCDEARLPAAPEPPGAWTRAQRAALGLPARETLAREQALAWRHALAMPLVDVLWRTADGAGEPVLPSPLVQGWTLGRGVAEAADPRELATLDVQVITQPQAIGSSLPVERLSASAYEDLRRCPYRFFALRQLGLQEANEIDVELDKRDFGTWLHLVLREFHEEDARAPDGDRAALLDRCADSAARRLGLANGEFLPYRAAWPQVRDGYLAWLQQHEAQGWRFASAETDHAMPLERWQLIGRIDRIDTGPDGRRMVIDYKTEGLNATRERVKVSQEDTQLAFYAALLEDDELAAAYVNVGERGDTVRVQQDDVVAARDALLDGIRHDLGRIADGVPLQALGEGRACEFCAARGLCRKDGWHD comes from the coding sequence ATGGGCGTGATAGGCACAGCCGCGCAGACGCCCTGGGCCGAGTGGCTGGGCCGCGTGCGGCAGCAGCTGGATGCGCGCGCGGTGCATCCCTCGCGGGCCGTCGTCCTGCTGCCGTATGCGCAGCTCATGCCGATCGCCCGCCGGCACTGGGCGCAGGTGTCTCCCGAAGGGTTCGCGCCGCGCTTCGAAACGACCATGGACCGCGCGGGGCGGCATGCGGCCGAGCCCGGTCCCGAGGACATCAGCTTCGATCGCGGCCGCGACCTCGTGACGGCCCGTGGCTGGCTCGAGCGCGCCGGTCTCGGCGCGAAGGCCTCGGTGCTGGCCGGCCGGCTGGTCGACGCCGCCTGGCAAGTCGCCGGTTGCGTCGCTGCCGTGCCGCCGCAGGCCCGTGACGCGTGGGCGCTGCAGGCGCGTCCGGCCCTCAGCGCGGGCCTCGACGCGCCCGTGCTCGCGCTCGAAGCCGCCGTCGCCCGCATCGCCCTCGAATGGGCGCTGGCCACCCGGCATCCCCGCGACGTGCTCTTCGAGGACGCGGCCTGGAACGGCGTCGACCTGCTGGTCGCCTGCGAGGGCCTGCAGCCCGATCCGTTGGCCCAGGCCATCGCCGCCAGGCTCGGCGACCGGGCGGTGCGCCTGCCCCTGCCCGAGGCCGCCGCGGCAGGCGAGGTGCGCCTGCACGCCTGCACCGATCCGGCGGACGAAGCGCAGCGCGCCGCAGCCTGCGTGCTGCGCCATCTCGAGGCGGGACGTGCCCCGGTGGCGCTGGCGGCGATCGACCGCGGACTGACGCGGCGCATCCGCGCGATGCTCGGCGTGCGGGGCGTGTCCGTCCGCGACGAGACGGGCTGGAAGCTCTCGACCACGCGAGCCGCGGCGCAGGTGATGGGCCTGCTGCAGGCCTCGCGCCGCACGGCGGCCAGCGACGACGTGCTCGAGTGGCTCAAGGACGTGCCGGCACTCGCGTCCTTCAGCGTCGACGCGCTGGAGCGCACCGTCCGCCGCAACGGCTGGCGCGACTGGCACGAGGTCTCCCGCCTCGCGCAGGACGCGCCGCCGTGGGCGGGCGCCGTGCCGCAGGTCGACGGCTGGCGTGAATCGCTGCAGGCGCCTCGCGCGCTGTCGCAATGGCAGGTGGTGTTGCGCGAGGTGCTGCAATCCACCGGTGCCTGGACCTCGTTGCAGCGGGACGAGGCCGGGCAGCAGGTGCTGCAGGTCCTCGGCCTCGACGACGTCTCCCTGGGCCTGTGGCGCGAGTGGCCGCAAGGCGCGCGCCGCCTCGGTGCCGGCGAGTTCATCGCCTGGGCGGCCGACACGCTCGAATCCGCCAGCTTCATCCCGCCCGCGCCGCGCGAGGCGCAGGTCGTCATCCTGCCGTTCGCGCAGATCGTCGCCCGCGACTTCGCCGCCGTGGTGCTCGCAGGTTGCGACGAAGCCCGCCTGCCCGCCGCGCCCGAGCCGCCCGGCGCCTGGACCCGCGCGCAGCGCGCCGCCCTGGGCCTGCCCGCCCGCGAGACGCTGGCGCGCGAACAGGCGCTGGCGTGGCGCCATGCGCTCGCGATGCCGCTGGTCGACGTGCTCTGGCGCACCGCCGACGGCGCCGGCGAGCCGGTGCTGCCGAGCCCGCTGGTGCAGGGCTGGACGCTGGGCCGCGGCGTGGCCGAAGCGGCCGATCCGCGCGAGCTGGCGACGCTCGACGTGCAGGTGATCACGCAGCCGCAGGCCATCGGGTCGTCGCTGCCGGTCGAGCGCCTGTCCGCGAGCGCCTACGAAGACCTGCGCCGCTGCCCGTACCGCTTCTTCGCGCTGCGGCAGCTGGGGCTGCAGGAGGCGAACGAGATCGACGTCGAGCTGGACAAGCGCGACTTCGGCACCTGGCTGCACCTGGTGCTGCGCGAATTCCACGAAGAGGACGCGCGGGCGCCGGACGGGGACCGCGCCGCGCTGCTCGATCGCTGCGCCGATTCCGCCGCGCGACGGCTCGGCCTGGCGAATGGCGAATTCCTGCCGTACCGCGCCGCGTGGCCGCAGGTGCGCGACGGCTACCTCGCCTGGCTGCAGCAGCACGAGGCGCAGGGCTGGCGCTTCGCCAGCGCGGAGACGGACCATGCGATGCCGCTGGAACGCTGGCAGCTGATCGGCCGCATCGACCGCATCGACACCGGTCCCGATGGCCGGCGCATGGTCATCGACTACAAGACCGAAGGCCTCAACGCCACGCGCGAGCGGGTGAAGGTGTCGCAGGAGGACACGCAGCTGGCGTTCTATGCCGCGCTGCTGGAGGACGACGAACTCGCCGCCGCGTACGTCAACGTCGGCGAACGCGGCGACACGGTGCGCGTGCAGCAGGACGACGTCGTCGCCGCACGGGACGCGTTGCTGGACGGCATCCGCCACGACCTGGGCCGCATCGCCGACGGCGTGCCGTTGCAGGCGCTGGGCGAGGGCCGCGCCTGCGAGTTCTGCGCCGCGCGCGGCCTGTGCCGCAAGGACGGCTGGCATGACTGA
- a CDS encoding ATP-binding protein, whose amino-acid sequence MTTAQQTLAGSLDLPGPGRRRWGLGRWLAIAFSLLSILVTAGLVLVAERTASAEVRSTIGINLAELANQTTSRLDRAMFERYRESELMALRIAQLRDPARLQAELDAMQRSYPLYAWIGLADAHGKVLAATGGVLVGADVSARPWWREGRSRPFLGDVHEAVMLAKLLPGRGGQPLRLVDIAIPVPDTGQVLGVHLSWAWAQDVHKAIFLPVGRDQAAEPLIVAQDGTVLLGPKDVEGTKVALPSLDAARHARGYAVERWPDGRDYLVGYARDAGYGGYQGLGWRVLVREDLAVADEPVRRLRQHLVLWGLLVAAAFSALGWWTARLVTRPLHDLAADARLLEQGGGMPVRGDAAYAEVSELGGALRSMVANLRANDAVLRELNASLERRVEERTAALRETFEHVRENEGRIQTILESAPDPFIAVDLDGRITDWNSRAEALFGWPREDALGRPVIQLLVPERYRASAERALELVRMTDRMPLGGAPLERIVVDREGREIEVELRAGVVRTGNLHLVCAFMTDIRGRKEVDRLKSEFVSTVSHELRTPLTSVYGSLRLLAGGVGGTLSEQGRQLLEMSTRSCERLIRLINDVLDVERIASGRLELQLETLDLRTVVERALHDTSAYTAELGVRVRFDAPDDAVPVHVDADRITQVVVNLVSNAAKFSPGGDEVVVALRVHEGHARVGVTDHGPGIPPAFRSRVFGRFAQADASDRREKGGTGLGLNICRSIVQAHGGSIGFDSEPRVRTEFWFEVPVAG is encoded by the coding sequence GTGACGACAGCCCAGCAGACACTCGCCGGCAGCCTCGACCTCCCCGGGCCGGGGCGCCGCCGCTGGGGGCTGGGCCGCTGGCTCGCCATCGCGTTCTCGCTGCTGTCGATCCTGGTGACGGCGGGGCTGGTGCTGGTGGCTGAGCGAACCGCGAGCGCCGAGGTGCGTTCCACCATCGGCATCAACCTGGCCGAACTCGCGAACCAGACGACCAGCCGGCTCGATCGGGCCATGTTCGAGCGCTACCGGGAAAGCGAACTGATGGCGCTGCGCATCGCGCAGCTGCGCGACCCGGCGCGCCTGCAGGCCGAGCTGGACGCGATGCAGCGCAGCTACCCGCTGTACGCGTGGATCGGCCTCGCGGATGCCCATGGCAAGGTGCTGGCCGCCACCGGTGGCGTGCTCGTGGGCGCCGACGTCTCGGCGCGCCCCTGGTGGCGCGAGGGCCGGTCGCGGCCGTTCCTCGGCGACGTCCACGAGGCCGTGATGCTCGCCAAGCTGCTGCCCGGGCGCGGCGGGCAGCCCCTGCGGCTGGTGGACATCGCGATCCCGGTGCCCGACACGGGCCAGGTGCTGGGCGTTCATCTCTCCTGGGCGTGGGCGCAGGACGTGCACAAGGCCATCTTCCTGCCCGTGGGCCGCGACCAGGCGGCCGAGCCGCTGATCGTGGCGCAGGACGGCACGGTGCTCCTGGGGCCGAAGGACGTCGAGGGCACGAAGGTGGCGCTGCCGAGCCTGGACGCGGCGCGCCACGCGCGCGGCTATGCCGTCGAACGCTGGCCCGATGGCCGCGACTATCTCGTGGGCTATGCGCGCGACGCGGGCTACGGCGGCTACCAGGGCCTCGGCTGGCGCGTGCTGGTGCGCGAAGACCTGGCGGTGGCGGACGAGCCGGTGCGGCGCCTGCGGCAGCACCTGGTGCTCTGGGGCCTGCTCGTCGCGGCGGCCTTCAGCGCGCTCGGGTGGTGGACCGCGCGGCTCGTGACGCGCCCGTTGCACGACCTGGCGGCCGACGCGCGATTGCTGGAGCAGGGCGGCGGCATGCCCGTGCGCGGCGACGCCGCGTACGCGGAGGTCTCGGAGCTCGGCGGCGCGTTGCGGTCGATGGTGGCGAACCTGCGGGCGAACGACGCCGTCCTGCGCGAGCTCAACGCGTCGCTCGAGCGGCGGGTCGAGGAGCGCACCGCGGCCCTGCGCGAGACCTTCGAGCACGTGCGCGAGAACGAGGGCCGCATCCAGACGATCCTCGAATCCGCACCCGACCCCTTCATCGCCGTCGATCTCGACGGCCGCATCACCGACTGGAATTCGCGCGCCGAGGCGCTGTTCGGCTGGCCGCGCGAGGACGCGCTGGGCCGCCCGGTGATCCAGCTGCTCGTGCCCGAGCGCTACCGTGCCTCGGCCGAGCGCGCGCTCGAGCTGGTCCGGATGACGGACCGCATGCCGCTGGGCGGCGCCCCCCTGGAGCGCATCGTGGTGGACCGCGAAGGCCGCGAAATCGAGGTCGAACTGCGCGCCGGCGTGGTGCGCACGGGCAACCTGCACCTCGTGTGCGCCTTCATGACCGACATCCGTGGGCGCAAGGAAGTCGACCGCCTCAAGAGCGAGTTCGTGTCGACGGTGTCCCACGAGCTGCGCACGCCGCTGACGTCGGTCTATGGCTCGCTGCGGCTGCTCGCAGGCGGCGTCGGGGGCACCTTGTCGGAGCAGGGCCGGCAGCTGCTGGAGATGTCCACGCGCAGCTGCGAACGGCTGATCCGCCTGATCAACGACGTGCTGGACGTGGAGCGCATCGCGTCGGGCCGGCTCGAGCTGCAGCTGGAGACGCTGGACCTGCGCACCGTGGTCGAACGGGCGCTGCACGACACCTCGGCCTACACCGCCGAACTCGGCGTGCGGGTGCGCTTCGATGCGCCGGACGACGCGGTGCCGGTGCACGTCGACGCCGACCGCATCACGCAGGTGGTGGTGAACCTGGTGTCCAACGCCGCCAAGTTCTCGCCGGGTGGCGACGAAGTGGTGGTGGCGCTGCGCGTGCACGAAGGCCACGCGCGCGTGGGCGTCACCGACCACGGCCCCGGCATCCCGCCGGCGTTCCGCTCGCGCGTGTTCGGCCGCTTCGCACAGGCCGACGCGAGCGACCGCCGCGAAAAGGGCGGCACCGGCCTGGGCCTGAACATCTGCCGCAGCATCGTGCAGGCGCACGGCGGCAGCATCGGCTTCGACAGCGAGCCGCGCGTCAGGACGGAGTTCTGGTTCGAGGTGCCGGTGGCGGGCTGA
- the trxA gene encoding thioredoxin TrxA has protein sequence MASDLIKHITDATFESDVLKADKAVLVDYWAEWCGPCKMIAPILDEVSASYQDKLQVAKMNVDENREIPAKFGIRGIPTLMLFQGGELKATKVGALSKAQLTQFLDQQLA, from the coding sequence ATGGCCAGCGATCTCATCAAGCACATCACCGACGCGACGTTCGAAAGCGACGTCCTGAAGGCCGACAAGGCCGTGCTCGTCGACTATTGGGCGGAGTGGTGCGGCCCGTGCAAGATGATCGCGCCGATCCTCGACGAGGTGTCCGCCTCGTACCAGGACAAGCTGCAGGTCGCCAAGATGAACGTCGACGAGAACCGCGAGATCCCCGCGAAGTTCGGCATCCGCGGCATCCCGACGCTGATGCTGTTCCAGGGCGGCGAGCTCAAGGCCACCAAGGTCGGCGCCCTGAGCAAGGCGCAACTGACCCAGTTCCTGGACCAGCAACTGGCCTGA
- a CDS encoding UvrD-helicase domain-containing protein, translating to MTEALAYEVDGRRVDAAAFYAIACDPRRSVAVEACAGAGKTWMLVSRIVRALLEGVQPHEVLAITFTKKAAGEMRQRLQEWLAEFALAGDEHLDTALLARGVAPADVARLREPLRTLHARVLEGGRGVQIRTFHSWFAALLRHAPLATLEAMGLPASYTLLEDDSQAVDAVWRRFHLAVAADAQARADYEAGVAACGRFMLSKALHAALSKRVEFALADRDGVVEASVEHWHQRFPEFAAVDEPRQLLALATVRQAWLPAAAALGRASAPTFSACGSQLEQAIGEGNLDVALQALLTQKLEPRKFNDKLAGIEHVRGAQSLALRICEAVAQHEAWLHHTRLARLTRLLLAEYAALKREEGWVDMADVEQAAHRLLSDPVLAGWVQEGLDARVRHLLVDEFQDTNPLQWQAMHAWLGSYAGAGHAPGVFLVGDPKQSIYRFRRAEPQVFAAAQRFVVEGLGGQRLSCDHTRRNAPVVLAAVNSVLGTARDAGEYAGFRDHSTASNEQGVVRSLPVIPRPEATVQAEADDTWRDSLAIPRETPEERLVTLECRQAARWIAQRLAGGLEPSQLLVLARRRDRLSALEAELRELRIPAQQPEKTRLGEAPEVQDLVALVDVLVSPTHDLSLARALKSPLFGVDDAALAQIAVRARANAAGGRRPWLELLQAETDWPAGLAAAAASLARWHPWVRSLPPHDALHAIYHDGDVPARFARAAPPALRDAVLANVQALPAAALELEGGRFATPYAFVRALRAGQVQGPGIAATDAVRLLTVHGAKGLEAPVVLLLDTDGAPPPAETMTVLVDWPGEAEGPRRFTFLASESRSPACNVQALAVELDARRREELNALYVAMTRAQRELVLSSIEPYRAAAGSWWQRVSPLAQAVDVGPELPQGASTDQHFTMPVLPRVDLPIPPVRDTGSDASRLGELLHRLLEWHGAGVALPSGAALARAARPFRLDAPQAARARAMAQAILAGEGAWAWDPAHVAWAGDEVELVHAGEVLRLDRLVRHHDGRWWVLDHKSAAHPERDAALQAQLRRYVAAIQALHPGDEVLGAFLTGDGRLVTLV from the coding sequence ATGACTGAGGCGCTCGCCTACGAGGTCGACGGCCGCCGCGTCGATGCGGCGGCGTTCTACGCGATCGCGTGCGATCCGCGCCGCAGCGTCGCGGTCGAGGCCTGCGCCGGCGCGGGCAAGACCTGGATGCTGGTGTCGCGCATCGTGCGGGCGCTGCTCGAGGGCGTGCAGCCGCACGAGGTGCTCGCGATCACCTTCACCAAGAAGGCGGCCGGCGAGATGCGCCAGCGCCTGCAGGAGTGGCTGGCCGAGTTCGCGTTGGCCGGCGACGAGCACCTCGACACGGCGCTGCTCGCGCGCGGTGTCGCACCTGCGGACGTCGCACGCCTGCGTGAGCCGCTGCGCACCCTGCATGCACGCGTGCTCGAAGGCGGGCGTGGCGTGCAGATCCGCACCTTCCACAGCTGGTTCGCCGCGCTGCTGCGCCATGCCCCCCTCGCGACGCTGGAAGCGATGGGCCTGCCGGCCAGCTACACGCTGCTCGAGGACGACTCGCAAGCCGTCGACGCGGTCTGGCGCCGCTTCCATCTCGCCGTCGCCGCCGATGCGCAGGCGCGGGCCGACTACGAGGCCGGCGTCGCTGCGTGCGGCCGCTTCATGCTGTCCAAGGCGTTGCACGCCGCGCTGTCCAAGCGGGTCGAGTTCGCGCTGGCCGACCGCGACGGTGTCGTCGAGGCCTCGGTGGAGCACTGGCACCAGCGCTTTCCGGAGTTCGCGGCCGTCGACGAGCCGCGGCAGCTGCTTGCGTTGGCGACCGTACGCCAGGCCTGGTTGCCCGCGGCCGCGGCGCTGGGCCGCGCTTCGGCACCCACGTTCTCCGCCTGCGGCTCGCAGCTGGAGCAAGCCATCGGCGAGGGCAACCTCGACGTCGCGCTGCAGGCGCTGCTGACGCAGAAGCTGGAGCCGCGCAAGTTCAACGACAAGCTCGCGGGCATCGAGCACGTGCGCGGCGCGCAGTCACTCGCGCTGCGCATCTGCGAAGCCGTGGCCCAGCACGAAGCCTGGCTGCACCACACGCGGCTGGCCCGCCTGACGCGCCTGCTGCTGGCCGAGTACGCCGCCCTCAAGCGCGAGGAGGGCTGGGTCGACATGGCCGACGTCGAGCAGGCGGCGCACCGCCTGCTGTCCGATCCGGTCCTCGCGGGCTGGGTGCAGGAAGGCCTCGACGCCCGCGTGCGGCACCTGCTGGTCGACGAGTTCCAGGACACCAACCCGCTGCAGTGGCAGGCGATGCATGCCTGGCTCGGCTCGTACGCCGGCGCCGGCCATGCGCCCGGCGTGTTCCTCGTGGGCGATCCCAAGCAGAGCATCTACCGCTTCCGGCGCGCGGAGCCGCAGGTGTTCGCGGCGGCCCAGCGCTTCGTCGTCGAAGGCCTGGGCGGGCAGCGCCTCAGCTGCGACCACACGCGGCGCAACGCGCCCGTCGTGCTCGCGGCGGTGAATTCGGTGCTTGGCACGGCGCGCGATGCGGGCGAGTACGCCGGCTTCCGCGACCACAGCACGGCGTCGAACGAGCAGGGCGTCGTGAGGTCGCTGCCGGTGATCCCGCGGCCGGAAGCCACGGTGCAAGCCGAGGCGGACGACACCTGGCGCGACAGCCTCGCCATCCCGCGGGAAACGCCCGAAGAACGCCTCGTCACGCTCGAATGCCGCCAAGCGGCCCGCTGGATCGCCCAGCGGCTCGCCGGCGGACTGGAGCCTTCGCAACTGCTGGTGCTGGCGCGCAGGCGCGACCGCCTCTCGGCCCTCGAAGCCGAGCTTCGCGAACTGCGCATTCCCGCCCAGCAGCCCGAGAAGACGCGGCTGGGAGAGGCGCCCGAGGTGCAGGACCTCGTGGCGCTGGTTGACGTGCTGGTCTCGCCCACGCACGACCTGTCGCTGGCACGGGCGCTGAAGTCGCCGCTGTTCGGCGTCGACGATGCGGCGCTCGCGCAGATCGCGGTCCGTGCACGCGCCAACGCCGCGGGTGGTCGGCGCCCGTGGCTGGAGTTGCTGCAGGCCGAAACGGATTGGCCGGCCGGGCTTGCGGCCGCCGCGGCTTCGCTCGCGCGCTGGCACCCCTGGGTGCGCAGCCTGCCGCCGCATGACGCGCTGCATGCGATCTACCACGATGGCGACGTGCCGGCGCGCTTTGCACGCGCGGCGCCGCCCGCCTTGCGCGACGCCGTGCTCGCCAACGTGCAGGCGCTGCCCGCGGCGGCGCTGGAACTCGAAGGCGGCCGCTTCGCGACCCCGTATGCGTTCGTGCGCGCCTTGCGCGCGGGGCAGGTGCAGGGGCCCGGCATCGCGGCGACGGACGCGGTACGCCTCCTGACCGTCCATGGAGCCAAGGGCCTCGAGGCGCCGGTCGTCCTGCTGCTGGACACCGATGGCGCACCGCCACCCGCCGAGACGATGACGGTGCTGGTCGACTGGCCGGGCGAAGCCGAAGGCCCGCGCCGCTTCACCTTCCTCGCCTCCGAATCGCGCTCGCCGGCCTGCAACGTGCAGGCGCTCGCCGTCGAACTCGACGCCCGGCGCCGGGAGGAGCTCAACGCCCTGTACGTCGCGATGACCCGCGCCCAGCGCGAACTGGTGCTGTCGTCGATCGAGCCCTATCGCGCGGCGGCGGGCAGCTGGTGGCAGCGCGTGTCGCCGCTGGCGCAAGCCGTGGACGTGGGACCCGAATTGCCGCAGGGGGCGAGCACCGACCAGCACTTCACCATGCCCGTGCTTCCGCGGGTTGACCTGCCCATCCCGCCGGTGCGCGACACCGGCAGCGACGCCTCGCGCCTTGGGGAACTGCTGCACCGGCTGTTGGAGTGGCATGGCGCCGGCGTGGCGCTGCCCTCGGGCGCGGCGCTGGCGCGTGCGGCGCGGCCCTTCCGCCTCGACGCTCCGCAGGCGGCGCGAGCACGCGCGATGGCGCAGGCGATCCTCGCGGGGGAAGGCGCGTGGGCGTGGGACCCGGCGCACGTCGCGTGGGCAGGCGACGAAGTGGAACTGGTGCACGCGGGCGAGGTGCTGCGCCTCGATCGCCTGGTGCGGCACCACGACGGGCGCTGGTGGGTGCTGGACCACAAGTCGGCCGCGCATCCCGAGCGCGACGCCGCGCTGCAGGCGCAGTTGCGCCGCTACGTCGCCGCCATCCAGGCGCTGCACCCCGGGGACGAGGTGCTCGGCGCTTTCCTCACCGGCGACGGCCGCCTGGTGACACTGGTCTAA
- the rho gene encoding transcription termination factor Rho: MHLNELKALHVSEVLKQADELEIENTGRMRKQELMFAIIKKRARAGEQVFADGVLEILPDGFGFLRSPDTSYTASTDDIYISPSQVRRFNLHTGDMIEGEVRTPKDGERYFALTKLDKVNGGPPEQNKHKVMFENLTPLFPREQMRLERDNFKGEENVTSRIVDIIAPIGKGQRALLVAPPKSGKTVMMQHIAHAIAANYPDSYMMVLLVDERPEEVTDMQRSVKAEVIASTFDEPAARHVHVAEMVIERAKRLVELKKDVVILLDSITRLARAYNNVVPSSGKVLTGGVDANALQRPKRFLGAARNVEEGGSLTIIATALIDTGSRMDEVIFEEFKGTGNCEIHLDRRLYEKRVFPSIQLNRSGTRREELLLAPEVLQKTRILRQFMYNMDEIEAMEMVLKSMKATKSNVEFFDMMRRGG; encoded by the coding sequence ATGCATCTGAACGAACTCAAGGCGCTCCACGTCTCCGAAGTGCTCAAGCAAGCCGATGAACTCGAGATCGAGAACACCGGCCGCATGCGCAAGCAGGAGCTGATGTTCGCGATCATCAAGAAGCGCGCCCGCGCCGGCGAGCAGGTGTTCGCCGACGGCGTGCTGGAGATCCTGCCCGACGGGTTCGGCTTCCTGCGCAGCCCGGACACCAGCTACACGGCGAGCACGGACGACATCTACATCTCGCCCTCGCAGGTGCGCCGCTTCAACCTGCACACCGGCGACATGATCGAAGGTGAAGTCAGGACGCCCAAGGACGGCGAGCGCTACTTCGCGCTGACCAAGCTGGACAAGGTCAACGGCGGGCCGCCGGAGCAGAACAAGCACAAGGTGATGTTCGAGAACCTGACCCCGCTGTTTCCGCGGGAGCAGATGCGCCTCGAGCGTGACAACTTCAAGGGCGAGGAGAACGTCACCTCGCGCATCGTCGACATCATCGCGCCCATCGGCAAGGGCCAGCGCGCGCTGCTGGTGGCGCCGCCCAAGAGCGGCAAGACGGTGATGATGCAGCACATCGCGCACGCCATCGCGGCCAACTACCCGGACAGCTACATGATGGTGCTGCTGGTGGACGAGCGCCCCGAGGAAGTGACCGACATGCAGCGCTCGGTGAAGGCCGAGGTCATCGCCTCCACCTTCGACGAGCCGGCCGCCCGCCACGTGCACGTGGCCGAGATGGTGATCGAGCGCGCCAAGCGCCTGGTCGAACTGAAGAAGGACGTGGTGATCCTGCTGGACTCGATCACCCGCCTGGCCCGCGCCTACAACAACGTCGTGCCGTCCTCGGGCAAGGTGCTCACCGGCGGTGTCGACGCCAACGCGCTGCAGCGTCCCAAGCGCTTCCTGGGCGCGGCGCGCAACGTCGAGGAAGGCGGCTCGCTGACCATCATCGCCACCGCGCTGATCGACACCGGCTCGCGGATGGACGAAGTGATCTTCGAGGAGTTCAAGGGCACGGGCAATTGCGAAATCCACCTGGACCGCCGCCTGTACGAGAAGCGCGTCTTCCCCTCGATCCAGCTCAATCGCTCGGGCACCCGCCGCGAGGAACTGCTGCTGGCGCCCGAGGTGCTGCAGAAGACCCGGATCCTGCGCCAGTTCATGTACAACATGGACGAGATCGAGGCGATGGAGATGGTCCTCAAGTCGATGAAGGCCACCAAGTCGAACGTCGAGTTCTTCGACATGATGCGCCGGGGCGGCTGA